The Desulfuromonadales bacterium sequence TTCGCCGACAAAAGCGATGTCGGCCTTGAGAGCGTCGGCGAGATGGGCCACCAGGGAACGGAAAAAGTGGTCGCCGGTCACGATGGAGACCCCCCGCTCGATGTTCACCACCAGTTCCTCGTAGCGCTTGCGATCGGTGATGTCCTGCACCAGGACGACGCAATAGCGCAGGTTGCCTCTCTCGTCCCGGACACCGGCAGCCGTTGCATGCCCCCAGACGATGGAGCCGTCTCTTCGCAGGTAGCGCTTCTCGCAGTTGAACGCCGAACGCTTGCCGGCCCTCAGCTCCTGGTAGAACCGGAGCGATGCAAGGTGGTCCTCCGGGTGGGTGACGGCCAGGATGTCGAGCTTCAGCAATTCATCCGGCTCGTAGCCGAGGAATCGGCACAGCTCCGGATTAACCTGCAGCAGATTTCCCTGGGGCGAAACCTGGGCCATGCCGGCCGCGGCGTTTTCGAAGATCGACCGGAAGCGCCCCTCGCTCTCCCTCACCGCGCCTTCGGCAACGGCCACCCGCCGCTCATTCTCCAGGCGCCCGAGAACCTGCCGGACCACCGACGGCAGCATTTCGGCAAAAACATGATCCTTGACCAGGTAATCGAGGGCGCCGAGCTTCATCATCTCGACGGCGAGCTTTTCATCGCCATGAGCGGTAATGGTGACGAAAGGGATATTCAGACCTTTTTCGGCAAGCTTGCAGACAACATCCCGGCCGGTCATGTCGGGAAGCCGATAATCGAGCAGCACCAGGGCAACCGGATGTGCGATGAGCCAGCGTATTGCCGCAGCCCCGCTCATCACGCAGGCAACCTCATAGCCGAGATTTTCAAGCGTTTGGCGGCTCAGCGCCAGGGCGCTTTCCGAGTCGTCCACCACCAGGATGGTCTTGCTCGCCTCGTAACCACTTGCGGACATGCGTTGCGCCCTCTTCGGATAACAATCTGCACGGCTCGGCAAAGAAATTGGACTAACAAAAAGCAATAATGATGCCGCAAAAATCAGACCACGTTGGTGATCATTTACCCCGGATGTGATTCGATTTCAGGGTTTGCAAGCATTGACGGAAGAATTTCACCGCTGCCGACCGGCAAAACCAGCCGGAGCCCGTATCGAATGGCGTATCCAGGCTAACTTTAAATAGCAAAAGAGCAGGATTAATGTAAGCCCTTTTTACGCATCCGTCGCATTTTTCGTTATTCACGACCCACGGATGGCGGGCTCAGTGGTCACCCCTGCCGTTGCAAGGCAGTTACAAGGCTAGGCAAAGGGAAGCAGCCGTGCTAGTCTGCTGCGCACCAATCCGTCCTGGGGGGGATGACGAGTGAGACTCATTGCCGGTTCTTTTGCGCCCACTTTCCTGCCTTCCGTCACCGGCTCACGGCGGTAGGCAGCGATGGCGCTCACATGGTTGTTGCTGGCCTATGTCACAGGCCTCGGTTGCGCCCCTTATCTGGAATTCTCCCGCGCCCTGGCCGCCCTCCCCTGCCTGGCGGCCCTGCTCTGGCTTGTCTGCCGGCAGCGGCGCGGCGCGGCGCTGCTGCTGTACTTGTTTTTCTGGGCGTTGGGCGTCGTCTTCTTCCACCTGGCCATCACCCCCCCACGGGACCCTGGCCATATCCGGTCATTTCCCGGAGATCAGCCGCTGACCGTCGAGGGCACCGTTCTGGCGGTCTCCGAACGCGCCTTCGGCCGGACCCTCATCGACCTCGAGACACACCGCGTCGGCGCAAACGGGATTCTGGCCCCGACGCGGGGGCGAATCCGCCTCTACCTCGACGAGGAGGCCCCCGGGATACATCCCGGCCAGGCCATTCGATTCCGCTCGCGCCTGCGCGCACCTCGCGCGTTCGGTACTCCCGGCGAATTCGACTATCCCCGGCAGCTGGCCCGCCAGGGGATATTTGTCGTCACCTCCCTGAAAAAGGCGCGGGAGATCGTTCCGCTCGGCGCCGCGCCCGGCCACAACTCCTACACCTTAATCGAAGGTTGGCGCCGCCAGCTCGCCTGCGGCATTGACGAGCAGCTTTCTCCGGCTTCCGCCGGCCTGGTCAAGGCCCTGATCATCGGTGACGCGGGGGGCGTTACCCCGCAGCAGCGGGACCTGCTGACTCGCGGCGGCGTCTCCCACCTCTTCTCCATCTCCGGCCTGCACCTGGGTCTGATCGCCCTGTTTCTCTTCGCCGTCGCGCTGATGTTCTATCGCCGCAGCGAAGCACTCCTGCTCCTTGCCCCGCCGCGGCGCCTGCTGCCGCTGCTCCTGCTGCCGCTGCTCTTCGTCTATCTGCTGCTGACCGGCAACGCCCTGCCAACCCGCCGGGCGTTCCTCATGGTCCTCGCCGGCGGCGCCCTGGCCATCGGGGCCAGGCGGACCCAGCCGCTGCGGCTGCTGGCAAGCGTTGCCTTGCTCATCCTGCTGTTTGCGCCGCTCGCCCTGTTCGAGGCGTCGTTTCAACTCTCCTTCGCCGGTGTTCTCGGCATGCTGCTTCTGCTTCCCCGCTGCCAATCCCGGCTCACAACATTGCCCGGCCCGCTGCGCTGGGTGGCGCTGCTGTCGTTGACAACGCTGGCGGCGACCCTGACCACAACGCCCCTGGTCCTCCTGCATTTTCATTTTTTTGCTCCCGCCGGGCTGCTCACCAACCTGTTTGCGGTTCCGGCCATCGGTTTTCTGGCCGTCCCCCTGGGACTTTGCGGCGGCCTCCTGCTGCCCGTCTGGGCCGCTGGCGGAGCGCTGCTGCTGCAGGTCTGCGGCGCAGTGATCGAAGCTGTTCTGCTCGGGATCGGGTGGCTGGTCGA is a genomic window containing:
- a CDS encoding PAS domain S-box protein encodes the protein MSASGYEASKTILVVDDSESALALSRQTLENLGYEVACVMSGAAAIRWLIAHPVALVLLDYRLPDMTGRDVVCKLAEKGLNIPFVTITAHGDEKLAVEMMKLGALDYLVKDHVFAEMLPSVVRQVLGRLENERRVAVAEGAVRESEGRFRSIFENAAAGMAQVSPQGNLLQVNPELCRFLGYEPDELLKLDILAVTHPEDHLASLRFYQELRAGKRSAFNCEKRYLRRDGSIVWGHATAAGVRDERGNLRYCVVLVQDITDRKRYEELVVNIERGVSIVTGDHFFRSLVAHLADALKADIAFVGEFDRQQPQNVKAIAVVAGGREGESFEYPLANTPCENVANQKICVYPEEVCRHFPGDHQLVELGIEGYAGA
- a CDS encoding DNA internalization-related competence protein ComEC/Rec2, which produces MALTWLLLAYVTGLGCAPYLEFSRALAALPCLAALLWLVCRQRRGAALLLYLFFWALGVVFFHLAITPPRDPGHIRSFPGDQPLTVEGTVLAVSERAFGRTLIDLETHRVGANGILAPTRGRIRLYLDEEAPGIHPGQAIRFRSRLRAPRAFGTPGEFDYPRQLARQGIFVVTSLKKAREIVPLGAAPGHNSYTLIEGWRRQLACGIDEQLSPASAGLVKALIIGDAGGVTPQQRDLLTRGGVSHLFSISGLHLGLIALFLFAVALMFYRRSEALLLLAPPRRLLPLLLLPLLFVYLLLTGNALPTRRAFLMVLAGGALAIGARRTQPLRLLASVALLILLFAPLALFEASFQLSFAGVLGMLLLLPRCQSRLTTLPGPLRWVALLSLTTLAATLTTTPLVLLHFHFFAPAGLLTNLFAVPAIGFLAVPLGLCGGLLLPVWAAGGALLLQVCGAVIEAVLLGIGWLVDWPPLSGWKIYLSPWQTGGVALLCAIPCIVGGTQRAWLTRGTLLAAASALIVWTPAAPAALTVTALSVGQGDAFLVSRADGRNYLVDGGGLHSKTFDVGERLLAPALARLGIRTLDAVLLTHDQADHRQGLPHILEHFPVQAFWCSEDPEALDPALLETLRRRGIPAIRQPAGWHILEETEETMLALFVPSVETNNPNDRSLVLYARQGADGVLLTGDLETPGVIDLLASPPPGPVNLLKLPHHGSRRSSPGLLLDHFRPQLTFVSAGAGNSFHFPHAEVLAEVEKRAIPLYRTDLSGSVRFLSDGRGWRVQHWQRGLFR